One Bombus pyrosoma isolate SC7728 linkage group LG7, ASM1482585v1, whole genome shotgun sequence genomic window carries:
- the LOC122569594 gene encoding uncharacterized protein LOC122569594, with product MKFALTVLTILAAASHLNAYTLPSVGTGVLANELQDFVNLVPIDKVLELTQVYQARDKEFQWIMTFLQSDDMKGFVDDVEALPEFETLMQYLLNQGLDSYTLMNDMKESLAASIEKTNVNSNLRITGGIAGYVKDVSEVVSVYNMSNLFEYKVVTSEVFKNFLHEILSLQYENLFTSTFTNPHFQRILAQLEYLYIDSNTFHTNFYTFLIAKALIHKYL from the coding sequence ATGAAATTCGCTCTCACAGTTTTGACCATCCTGGCCGCAGCCAGCCATCTCAACGCTTACACATTGCCAAGCGTTGGCACAGGTGTCCTGGCCAATGAATTGCAGGATTTCGTGAACTTGGTGCCCATCGATAAAGTACTGGAGCTCACGCAAGTATATCAAGCCAGAGACAAGGAATTCCAATGGATTATGACTTTCTTGCAATCCGATGATATGAAGGGCTTCGTCGACGACGTAGAAGCTTTACCCGAATTCGAAACCCTCATGCAGTATTTGCTAAACCAAGGTCTTGACAGTTACACTTTAATGAACGACATGAAAGAATCCTTGGCTGCGAGTATCGAAAAAACTAATGTGAATTCTAATCTCAGAATTACCGGAGGAATCGCAGGTTATGTAAAAGACGTTTCAGAGGTCGTATCTGTGTACAACATGTCGAATCTGTTCGAATACAAGGTCGTGACTTCTGAggttttcaaaaatttcttgcACGAAATTCTATCTCTTCAATACGAGAACCTTTTCACAAGTACCTTCACGAATCCTCATTTCCAAAGAATACTAGCACAGCTTGAATACCTCTATATCGACAGCAATACGTTCCACACGAATTTCTACACATTTCTCATAGCTAAAGCGTTGATCCATAAATATCTTTAA
- the LOC122569592 gene encoding uncharacterized protein LOC122569592, translating into MNPQIMIVTMVAAASVAFFGFLAYRIRGRSNDPDLLSVLPLEDNSSLDEDLKDILAFVPIKEVQRIIERYMEYDPQIGDTVSFVNDQKRFILREFQNMPEANKLISFLRQNGLDVDSWQEKIRYFWKTSPRFIKYDPSMAAGGLTVMINKILETMPLDELHELLRQKVKYSASFRRFLYALRSKDYLEFCNAIETNDVLHHHYFWAKEGGLEITFAIELFNELYTYLTQALVA; encoded by the coding sequence ATGAACCCTCAAATTATGATTGTTACCATGGTAGCCGCTGCTTCGGTTGCTTTTTTCGGATTCCTTGCCTATCGGATCAGaggtcgatcgaacgatccaGATTTATTAAGCGTACTTCCATTGGAAGACAACAGCTCCCTCGACGAAGATCTCAAAGACATTTTGGCGTTCGTCCCTATAAAAGAAGTACAACGAATCATTGAAAGATACATGGAATACGACCCCCAGATCGGAGATACCGTGAGCTTCGTGAACGACCAGAAGAGATTCATATTGCGCGAGTTCCAGAATATGCCTGAAGCAAACAAATTGATCAGTTTTCTGCGACAGAATGGTTTGGACGTGGATTCCTGGCAAGAGAAGATACGATACTTTTGGAAGACGTCTCCCAGGTTCATCAAATACGATCCGAGTATGGCAGCCGGAGGCCTGACCGTGATGATCAATAAAATCCTGGAGACCATGCCTCTGGACGAGCTGCACGAACTGTTGCGACAAAAGGTGAAATACTCGGCGAGCTTCCGCAGGTTTCTGTATGCGTTGAGGTCCAAAGACTACCTGGAGTTTTGCAACGCGATTGAGACCAACGATGTGCTACATCATCACTATTTCTGGGCGAAAGAGGGTGGACTAGAGATCACGTTTGCGATCGAACTATTCAATGAGCTGTACACCTACCTAACGCAGGCATTAGTCGCCTAA
- the LOC122569595 gene encoding uncharacterized protein LOC122569595 isoform X2: MTDIVVFLVVLIAVNPLNALQVPFTCLDLSRELQQCVDLIAIEELLEISKAYLAQDEHFQTVMKLMNSNESKQWVQDVEQAPEFKVLLNYTQGNGFDVNSVVTGGINGYMEDTASLISMDDLTRLYEDKIEHAKVFRDFVHEVVLNKYLTFYMSIFSNKNFLQVGQQVVNAGFNIEIFQALSPFLLIISIAV; encoded by the exons ATGACAGACATCGTAGTGTTCTTAGTTGTTCTGATTGCGGTCAATCCTCTGAACGCCCTCCAAGTCCCATTCACGTGTTTGGATCTCTCCAGGGAGCTCCAGCAATGTGTCGACTTGATTGCGATCGAGGAGCTcctcgaaatatcgaaagccTACCTGGCCCAGGACGAACATTTCCAAACAGTCATGAAGTTGATGAACAGCAACGAGTCGAAACAGTGGGTACAAGACGTGGAACAGGCGCCTGAATTCAAGGTGCTGCTGAACTATACGCAGGGCAATGGTTTTGATGTAAACTCGGTG GTCACCGGTGGAATCAATGGCTATATGGAGGATACCGCTTCCCTTATTTCGATGGATGACCTGACGCGTCTCTACGAAGACAAAATTGAGCACGCCAAGGTGTTTAGAGACTTCGTGCATGAAGTGGTCTTGAACAAGTACTTAACATTCTACATGTCCATTTTCTCGAACAAGAACTTCCTGCAAGTGGGACAACAGGTCGTAAACGCTGGTTtcaacatagaaattttccAAGCCTTGTCACcatttttacttataatttccATTGCagtttaa
- the LOC122569595 gene encoding uncharacterized protein LOC122569595 isoform X3: MTDIVVFLVVLIAVNPLNALQVPFTCLDLSRELQQCVDLIAIEELLEISKAYLAQDEHFQTVMKLMNSNESKQWVQDVEQAPEFKVTGGINGYMEDTASLISMDDLTRLYEDKIEHAKVFRDFVHEVVLNKYLTFYMSIFSNKNFLQVGQQVVNAGFNIEIFQALSPFLLIISIAV; this comes from the exons ATGACAGACATCGTAGTGTTCTTAGTTGTTCTGATTGCGGTCAATCCTCTGAACGCCCTCCAAGTCCCATTCACGTGTTTGGATCTCTCCAGGGAGCTCCAGCAATGTGTCGACTTGATTGCGATCGAGGAGCTcctcgaaatatcgaaagccTACCTGGCCCAGGACGAACATTTCCAAACAGTCATGAAGTTGATGAACAGCAACGAGTCGAAACAGTGGGTACAAGACGTGGAACAGGCGCCTGAATTCAAG GTCACCGGTGGAATCAATGGCTATATGGAGGATACCGCTTCCCTTATTTCGATGGATGACCTGACGCGTCTCTACGAAGACAAAATTGAGCACGCCAAGGTGTTTAGAGACTTCGTGCATGAAGTGGTCTTGAACAAGTACTTAACATTCTACATGTCCATTTTCTCGAACAAGAACTTCCTGCAAGTGGGACAACAGGTCGTAAACGCTGGTTtcaacatagaaattttccAAGCCTTGTCACcatttttacttataatttccATTGCagtttaa
- the LOC122569595 gene encoding uncharacterized protein LOC122569595 isoform X1, whose translation MTDIVVFLVVLIAVNPLNALQVPFTCLDLSRELQQCVDLIAIEELLEISKAYLAQDEHFQTVMKLMNSNESKQWVQDVEQAPEFKVLLNYTQGNGFDVNSVVNNFNKALSIRPLTSRITAYLTPYKVTGGINGYMEDTASLISMDDLTRLYEDKIEHAKVFRDFVHEVVLNKYLTFYMSIFSNKNFLQVGQQVVNAGFNIEIFQALSPFLLIISIAV comes from the coding sequence ATGACAGACATCGTAGTGTTCTTAGTTGTTCTGATTGCGGTCAATCCTCTGAACGCCCTCCAAGTCCCATTCACGTGTTTGGATCTCTCCAGGGAGCTCCAGCAATGTGTCGACTTGATTGCGATCGAGGAGCTcctcgaaatatcgaaagccTACCTGGCCCAGGACGAACATTTCCAAACAGTCATGAAGTTGATGAACAGCAACGAGTCGAAACAGTGGGTACAAGACGTGGAACAGGCGCCTGAATTCAAGGTGCTGCTGAACTATACGCAGGGCAATGGTTTTGATGTAAACTCGGTGGTGAACAATTTCAACAAAGCCCTTAGTATCCGACCTCTGACCTCTAGAATAACAGCTTACTTGACTCCTTATAAGGTCACCGGTGGAATCAATGGCTATATGGAGGATACCGCTTCCCTTATTTCGATGGATGACCTGACGCGTCTCTACGAAGACAAAATTGAGCACGCCAAGGTGTTTAGAGACTTCGTGCATGAAGTGGTCTTGAACAAGTACTTAACATTCTACATGTCCATTTTCTCGAACAAGAACTTCCTGCAAGTGGGACAACAGGTCGTAAACGCTGGTTtcaacatagaaattttccAAGCCTTGTCACcatttttacttataatttccATTGCagtttaa